From a single Nicotiana tabacum cultivar K326 chromosome 8, ASM71507v2, whole genome shotgun sequence genomic region:
- the LOC107771896 gene encoding thylakoid lumenal 16.5 kDa protein, chloroplastic-like, whose product MATVCLSNPKSFLPSLQSSSLSNLIVQKISVKRQLIVCKAENNVPSFNPLIISKRSLSISIASSLLLSLAGNGNFNANAAILEADEDDELMEKVKKDRKKRLERQGIINSSTKEKGYLQDLVYKLSIVGQAIEKNDLSAASSVLGQSIDADWVQKVNSAFNKFSGSDEEKTEIDSFNSSLSSLVSSVTKNDIEGTKTAFLASASAFEKWTTLTGLVEELKGL is encoded by the exons atggcaACTGTGTGCCTCTCAAATCCTAAATCTTTTCTTCCTTCTCTTCAATCATCTTCTTTGTCCAATTTAATAGTCCAAAAAATCAGTGTTAAGAGACAATTAATTGTGTGCAAAGCAGAAAATAATGTACCTAGTTTTAATCCTTTAATTATTAGCAAAAGAAGCTTGTCAATTAGCATTGCATCGAGTTTATTGCTATCTTTAGCTGGTAATGGCAATTTTAATGCCAATGCTGCAATTTTAGAAGCTGATGAGGATGATGAGCTGATGGAAAAAGTGAAAAAGGATAGAAAAAAGAGGCTTGAAAGACAAGGCATTATCAATTCCTCTACTAAGGAGAAAG GATACTTGCAAGATTTGGTATACAAGCTCAGTATAGTAGGTCAAGCAATAGAGAAGAATGATTTATCAGCTGCAAGTTCAGTTCTTGGCCAAAGCATTGATGCAGATTGGGTTCAGAAAGTTAATTCAGCATTCAACAAG TTTAGTGGTAGCGATGAGGAGAAAACAGAGATTGATTCCTTCAATTCTTCGCTATCTTCTCTAGTTTCATCAG TTACTAAGAATGACATTGAAGGAACAAAGACAGCTTTTTTGGCATCAGCAAGTGCATTTGAGAAATGGACAACATTAACAGGATTGGTTGAAGAGCTAAAAGGGCTTTGA
- the LOC107771897 gene encoding uncharacterized protein LOC107771897 translates to MASSVEKNEVVSIELPAPPGWKKKFLPKTGGTPKKNEIVFTAPTGEEISTKKQLEQYLKSHPSGPPVAEFDWGTGDTPRRSSRISEKAKAAPSPAESEPAKKRGRKSSASKKDSNEVPEETEAAKDDDMEEAEEHEKDTAAVEAEKDVEQKQDENQDETQDGESEIEKKEEAEATEKDVSKKDETESSENDGKKDESQNADGKVEDAPSEETQVEKDVEIADNVGHSKDVEEAPGDKAADDLEATKMNEEEKDVQVEEKVANMPTETVTSDSIAAEEKKHQAEGEQNDEQKNSAATTSTEDQHNLMNSEISKVEGEVTENGSNTNEAKP, encoded by the exons ATGGCAAGCTCTGTGGAGAAAAATGAAGTTGTTTCCATTGAACTTCCAGCTCCTCCTGGTTGGAAGAAGAAG TTTCTGCCTAAAACAGGAGGTACTCCAAAGAAGAATGAAATTGTATTTACTGCACCAACAGGGGAGGAGATCAGCACAAAAAAACAGCTGGAACAGTACCTGAAGTCGCATCCCAGTGGTCCACCAGTAGCAGAGTTTGATTGGGGAACTGGTGATACTCCAAGAAGATCCTCAAGGATTAGTGAAAAAGCAAAGGCAGCTCCATCTCCGGCAGAAAGTGAGCCTGCTAAGAAACGAGGCAGAAAGTCCTCAGCTTCAAAGAAGGATTCCAATGAAGTCCCTGAAGAAACAGAAGCAGCAAAGGACGACGACATGGAAGAAGCTGAAGAACATGAGAAGGATACTGCAGCAGTGGAAGCTGAGAAGGATGTTGAACAAAAACAAGACGAGAACCAAGATGAGACTCAAGATGGAGAGAGCGAAATAGAGAAGAAAGAGGAAGCTGAAGCTACTGAGAAGGATGTATCAAAGAAAGATGAAACCGAATCTTCTGAGAATGATGGAAAGAAAGACGAAAGCCAAAATGCTGATGGCAAAGTAGAAGATGCTCCTTCTGAAGAAACTCAGGTTGAGAAAGATGTCGAGATAGCTGATAACGTTGGACATTCCAAAGATGTTGAAGAGGCCCCTGGTGATAAAGCAGCTGATGATCTTGAAGCTACTAAAATGAATGAGGAGGAAAAGGATGTACAGGTTGAAGAAAAAGTAGCAAACATGCCTACTGAAACAGTGACATCAGATTCTATCGCTGCTGAGGAAAAGAAGCATCAAGCGGAAGGAGAACAGAACGATGAGCAGAAAAATAGTGCTGCAACGACGAGCACTGAAGATCAACATAATCTGATGAACAGTGAAATAAGTAAGGTGGAGGGTGAAGTAACTGAGAATGGCAGCAACACTAATGAGGCCAAGCCTTGA
- the LOC142162618 gene encoding uncharacterized protein LOC142162618, with product MAKKVTGNVARAKDGAAALGGGGGITGDSIDGIDGMAEDGGVGAEGIPDGGMTLGEGRGVTGESANGVDGIAAGDGGLIMDKGVGAEGLLDGVGPGARVATGEGADIGVVVVAVVGLAGADTGVVVGGIVRLGLGGVAGVAGADIGVALGGLVGVVGADTGAALGGVVGVTVADTGVAVGGIIGFAGADTGVVVGGIVRLALGGVAGVAGADIGLALDGLVGLDGVDTGVDFGGVVGLTGADTGTALGRVADVLLGEIVGATGADIGVFVGGIVRLVLGGVAGVTGADIGVVLGGLVGVAGVDTGVDVGGVVGLTGGDTGVALGGVVRLVLGELVGLVGADFGVAIGGVVGLGGADIGLALGGVVGLVGANTGVDVGGVVDMALGGVLGVTGADTGVATDEVVGAARGGVVNVAGTDIGVAIGGVVGVARGGILRVVGADTGVAIDEVVGAACGGVGVLRVIGADTGVAIDEVVGAARGGVVNVTGTDIGVAIGGVVGVARGGIVCVGVAGADIGAVVGGVVEVTGTSRGAREVAVAETLITNFMPRSQCPANVQM from the coding sequence ATGGCCAAGAAAGTGACTGGCAATGTTGCAAGAGCCAAAGATGGTGCAGCAGCACTTGGTGGAGGCGGTGGTATAACCGGAGACTCGATCGATGGCATAGATGGCATGGCAGAAGATGGAGGTGTAGGGGCAGAGGGGATACCAGATGGTGGAATGACACTAGGGGAAGGCAGAGGCGTAACTGGAGAATCGGCCAATGGCGTCGATGGAATCGCGGCGGGAGACGGTGGGTTAATAATGGATAAAGGTGTTGGGGCAGAAGGGCTCCTAGATGGTGTAGGTCCAGGTGCTAGAGTTGCCACTGGTGAAGGAGCAGATATTGGGGTGGTTGTTGTTGCAGTAGTAGGGTTGGCAGGAGCAGATACTGGAGTGGTTGTTGGAGGAATAGTACGCTTGGGTCTTGGTGGAGTAGCTGGGGTGGCAGGAGCAGATATTGGGGTGGCTCTTGGTGGCTTAGTAGGGGTGGTCGGAGCAGATACTGGTGCAGCTCTTGGTGGAGTAGTGGGGGTGACAGTAGCGGATACTGGGGTAGCTGTTGGTGGAATAATAGGGTTTGCAGGAGCAGATACTGGAGTGGTTGTTGGTGGAATAGTGCGCTTGGCTCTTGGTGGAGTAGCTGGGGTGGCAGGAGCAGATATTGGGTTGGCTCTTGATGGTTTAGTAGGGCTGGACGGAGTAGATACAGGGGTGGATTTTGGTGGAGTAGTGGGGCTGACAGGAGCAGATACTGGTACAGCTCTTGGTAGAGTAGCAGACGTGCTTCTTGGTGAAATAGTTGGTGCGACAGGAGCGGATATTGGAGTGTTTGTTGGTGGAATAGTACGCTTGGTTCTTGGTGGAGTAGCTGGGGTGACAGGAGCAGATATTGGGGTGGTTCTTGGTGGCTTAGTAGGGGTGGCCGGAGTAGATACAGGGGTGGATGTTGGTGGAGTAGTGGGGTTGACAGGAGGAGATACTGGTGTGGCTCTTGGTGGAGTAGTACGCTTAGTTCTTGGTGAACTTGTGGGCCTGGTAGGAGCAGATTTCGGGGTGGCTATCGGTGGGGTAGTGGGGTTGGGAGGAGCAGATATTGGCTTGGCTCTTGGTGGAGTAGTAGGATTGGTCGGAGCAAATACTGGGGTAGATGTTGGTGGAGTAGTGGATATGGCTCTTGGTGGAGTACTGGGGGTGACAGGAGCAGATACTGGGGTGGCTACTGATGAAGTAGTAGGCGCGGCTCGTGGTGGAGTGGTGAACGTGGCAGGAACAGATATCGGTGTAGCTATTGGTGGAGTAGTAGGTGTGGCTCGTGGTGGAATACTGCGGGTGGTAGGAGCAGATACTGGGGTGGCTATTGATGAAGTAGTAGGCGCGGCTTGTGGTGGAGTGGGAGTACTGCGGGTGATAGGAGCAGATACTGGAGTGGCTATTGATGAAGTAGTAGGCGCGGCTCGTGGTGGAGTGGTGAACGTGACAGGAACAGATATCGGTGTAGCTATTGGTGGAGTAGTAGGTGTGGCTCGTGGTGGAATAGTGTGTGTGGGCGTGGCCGGAGCAGATATTGGGGCGGTTGTTGGTGGAGTAGTGGAAGTCACAGGTACAAGCCGAGGAGCAAGAGAGGTGGCGGTAGCAGAGACACTTATAACCAATTTCATGCCTAGGTCACAATGCCCTGCAAATGTACAAATGTAA